The sequence below is a genomic window from Dermacentor albipictus isolate Rhodes 1998 colony chromosome 2, USDA_Dalb.pri_finalv2, whole genome shotgun sequence.
GCTGTTACATCGCATCAAAACACCGTTCCAGAGGACCATCTGGAAAAGTCTACTATAGGCATCAGCACTATGTTTGAAGACCCTGCTTTGCAAGGTACTTGTAGTGTCCTGTGTTTGCGACTAACACTCAGTGTTGCCAATGAATGTAGGCTGCAGCCGTCCTGCAAGTGAGGAACAAGCTGGTGAGGACGTCCTACATAAGACATGCGAGCAAGGCTCCCTCATGACGGCAAGCCATGCTGCTAAAGGTGAGTTTGGTGTATCAAGTTAAACTTAACAAAGTGGCAATGATGGGTATTTTTCCAGCAAGCctacaacagatgtctggctgcAACACCCCTGTGAGCGAGCTAGGTGCAACGACCTCCCAGGTGGATATGTTTGGCAGCAGTTCTACCGAGGATGAGCGTTGTGCTGTTGATGGTAACTATCATACATTTTATAGAGCAGACGCATAGTTTTAACAACATTGTTTCAAACCAGGGTGTGTAGAATTTGATTTTTAACTGAATCTGAAAAAGGTTAACCTGGCGATATAGATAAGGCATTTCTCTTTAgagactttttatggactagtcaaTATTTAATTGTTTTTCAGAAATCTCTCTCGACGTCTGTTATACTTTCTGCCTGGAAAACAGCTAAAGTTATTCCGCTATTCAAATATGGTAGTAAGCAGTCCTTactaaactacagacccatcGTTATAACGTGTCATTCTTGTGAAATACTTCAATG
It includes:
- the LOC135918814 gene encoding uncharacterized protein isoform X2, with the protein product MLVIYVSQQMSSCSGSYGSYCCVQWCQNNGRTRKKPGTSFFRIPQDSRSTAWVAYSRRADLMEKPAGVLYKSYRICSDHFTAKDFLDPGRTRLIRTAVPTVSSAFADAADVPSVGFAVTSHQNTVPEDHLEKSTIGISTMFEDPALQGCSRPASEEQAGEDVLHKTCEQGSLMTASHAAKASLQQMSGCNTPVSELGATTSQVDMFGSSSTEDERCAVDGNYHTFYRADA